From Vanrija pseudolonga chromosome 1, complete sequence, a single genomic window includes:
- the mtr_32 gene encoding N amino acid transport system protein — MTITADQEKAAQSHYNASIDGTTTAKGEKDYLDGNVDVVAAGDGQIVDAVFGEINGDGPDYRGLSGIGAFIVMTKANIGLGVLSIPFIFQIFGIVPGIILLIVVQVLVMYSAQEILPFKLRHPEVYDISDAGYVFGGRIAREYLYVWFIIDMTTTGSGAIVSLSACLNAISSHGACTAVFIAVAAVAGMALASIQTLSKVSWIGWVGLISLVASVLTVTIATGVQDRPAAAPQAPLPWDKDFQVVAHPTFQKAMSCINQILFAYSATPSYFNIVSEMADPRTYRRSLYISMTGLTVIYIIIGSLMYWFCGQYVATPALASAGALMTKVSYGIAIPALLATLVIYVHLASKTLMVRLLSGSRHLTNNSGIHWASWIGCLAFITIFAYIVASAVPNFGNIISLMGALLSPNNCFIPYAFMWWHDNWRYASREERAQPWRIFKLCTHIGLLGIAFLITGAGTWAAVVDVINSSSNAGPWSCADNQRDG; from the exons ATGACAATCACGGCCGACCAGGAGAAGGCAGCCCAGTCTCACTACAACGCGTCGATTgacggcacgacgacggccaagggcgagaaggactacctcgacggcaatgtcgacgtcgtggcagccggcgacggccagattgtcgacgccgtgttTGGTGAGATCAACGGTGATGGACCCGACTACCGTGGCCTGTCTGGCATTGGCGCCTTCATCGTCATGACCAAGGCCAACATTGGCCTCGGTGTGCTCTCCATCCCCTTCATCTTCCAGATCTTCGGCATTGTCCCCGGTATCATCCTCCTCATTGTCGTCCAGGTGCTCGTCATGT ACTCGGCACAGGAGATTCTGCCCTTCAAGCTCAGGCATCCAGAGGTCTACGATATCTCGGACGCCGGCTACGTCTTTGGCGGCCGCATCGCCCGCGAGTACCTCTACGTCTGGTTCATCATCGACATGACCACCACCGGTTCGG GTGCCATTGTCTCCCTCTCGGCCTGTCTCAACGCCATCTCGTCCCACGGTGCATGCACGGCCGtcttcatcgccgtcgctgccgtcgccggcaTGGCGCTCGCCTCGATCCAGACCCTCTCCAAGGTCTCGTGGATCGGTTGGGTCGGCCTCATCTCGCTTGTCGCGTCTGTCCTCACCGTCACCATCGCCACCGGTGTTCAGgaccgccccgccgctgccccccaGGCCCCCCTTCCTTGGGACAAGGACTTCCAGGTGGTCGCCCACCCTACCTTCCAGAAGGCCATGTCCTGCATCAACCAGA TCCTCTTTGCGTACTCGGCCACGCCGTCGTACTTCAACATTGTGTCTGAGATGGCCGACCCCAGGACGTACCGCCGCTCCCTCTACATCTCGATGACCGGTCTCACCGTCATCTACATCATCATCGGCTCGCTCATGTACTGGTTCTGCGGCCAGTACGTCGCGACCCctgcgctcgcgtcggccggtGCCCTCATGACCAAGGTCTCGTACGGCATTGCCATCcctgcgctcctcgccaccctcgTCATCTACGTCCACCTTGCGTCCAAGACGCTCATGGTCCGTCTCCTCTCCGGCTCGCGCCACCTCACCAACAACTCGGGCATCCACTGGGCCAGCTGGATCGGCTGCCTTGCCTTCATCACCATCTTTGCCTACATTGTTGCCTCGGCCGTCCCCAACTTTGGCAACATCATCTCGCTCATGGGCGCCCTCCTTTCGCCCAACAACTGCTTCATCCCCTACGCCTTCATGTGGTGGCACGACAACTGGCGCTACGCCAGCCGTGAGGAGCGCGCTCAGCCTTGGCGCATCTTCAAACTCTGCACCCACATTGGTCTCCTCGGTATTGCCTTCCTCATCACCGGCGCAGGCACCTGGGCTGCCGTTGTGGACGTCATCAACTCGAGCTCGAACGCTGGCCCCTGGTCGTGCGCCGACAACCAGCGTGACGGTTAG